From Schizosaccharomyces pombe strain 972h- genome assembly, chromosome: II, the proteins below share one genomic window:
- the rps1002 gene encoding 40S ribosomal protein eS10: MLIPKENRKAIHQALFQQGVLVAKKDFNLPKHPEVGVPNLQVIKACQSLDSRGYLKTRYNWGWFYYTLTNEGVEYLREYLHLPAEVVPATHKRQVRPAAPRAGRPEPRERSSAADAGYRRAEKKDDGAAPGGFAPSFRGGFGRPVAA, translated from the exons ATGCTTATTCCCAAGGAGAACCGCAAGGCCATTCATCAAGCTTTGTTCCAACAAGGTGTCCTCGTTGCTAAGAAGG ATTTCAACCTCCCCAAGCACCCCGAAGTTGGTGTCCCCAACTTGCAAGTCATTAAGGCTTGTCAATCCTTGGATTCTCGCGGCTATCTTAAGACCCGCTACAATTGGGGATGGTTTTACTACACCTTGACCAACGAGGGTGTTGAATACTTGCGTGAGTATTTGCACCTTCCCGCTGAGGTTGTGCCCGCTACTCACAAGCGTCAAGTTCGTCCTGCTGCCCCCCGTGCTGGCCGTCCTGAGCCTCGTGAGCGTAGCTCTGCTGCTGATGCTGGCTACCGCCGTGCCGAGAAGAAGGATGATGGTGCTGCTCCCGGTGGATTTGCTCCTTCCTTCCGTGGTGGATTCGGTCGCCCTGTTGCTGCCTAA